Proteins from a genomic interval of Chelonoidis abingdonii isolate Lonesome George chromosome 7, CheloAbing_2.0, whole genome shotgun sequence:
- the PANK3 gene encoding pantothenate kinase 3 isoform X4 codes for MPFNLDDPYPLLVVNIGSGVSILAVHSKDSYKRVTGTSLGGGTFLGLCSLLTGCESFEEALEMASKGDSTHADKLVRDIYGGDYERFALPGWAVASSFGNMIYKEKRESVSKEDLARATLVTITNNIGSIARMCAVNEKINRVVFVGNFLRVNTLSMKLLAYALDYWSKGQLKALFLEHEGYFGAVGALLGLPNFS; via the exons ATGCCTTTTAACTTGGATGACCCATACCCGTTACTGGTTGTAAACATTGGTTCAGGAGTCAGTATTTTAGCAGTCCATTCAAAAGACAGCTATAAGAGAGTGACTGGAACAAG TTTAGGTGGAGGGACGTTTCTGGGTTTATGCAGTTTATTGACTGGTTGTGAAAGTTTTGAAGAAGCTCTTGAAATGGCATCCAAAGGGGACAGTACACATGCTGATAAGCTTGTCCGGGACATTTATGGAGGGGACTATGAACGTTTTGCCttgccaggatgggcagtagCCTCTAG ttttgGGAATATGATCtacaaagagaagagagaatctGTTAGTAAAGAAGACCTGGCTAGAGCTACACTGGTCACGATCACCAATAATATTGGGTCTATAGCACGGATGTGTGCAGTAAATGAG aaAATAAACAGAGTTGTCTTTGTTGGTAACTTTTTGCGTGTGAACACTTTGTCAATGAAGCTTCTTGCATATGCACTGGATTACTGGTCAAAAGGCCAGCTGAAGGCCTTGTTCCTAGAACATGAG ggataCTTTGGTGCTGTTGGTGCTCTTCTTGGATTGCCAAATTTCAGTTGA
- the PANK3 gene encoding pantothenate kinase 3 isoform X1 has translation MKIKDAKKPSFPWFGMDIGGTLVKLAYFEPIDITAEEEQEEVESLKSIRKYLTSNIAYGSTGIRDVHLELKDLTLFGRRGNLHFIRFPTHDLPTFIQMGRNKNFSTLHTVLCATGGGAYKFEEDFRTIGNLQLHKLDELDCLVKGLLYIDSVSFNGQAECYYFENASEPERCQKMPFNLDDPYPLLVVNIGSGVSILAVHSKDSYKRVTGTSLGGGTFLGLCSLLTGCESFEEALEMASKGDSTHADKLVRDIYGGDYERFALPGWAVASSFGNMIYKEKRESVSKEDLARATLVTITNNIGSIARMCAVNEKINRVVFVGNFLRVNTLSMKLLAYALDYWSKGQLKALFLEHEVSKGHLHVHMCCALSLIPNTYFK, from the exons CTTTTCCATGGTTTGGCATGGACATTGGGGGAACACTGGTGAAACTTGCATATTTTGAACCTATTGATATCACTGCAgaagaggagcaggaggaagTTGAAAGCTTGAAGAGCATCCGCAAATATTTGACTTCCAATATAGCCTATGGATCCACTGGTATTCGAGATGTCCACCTTGAACTGAAAGACTTGACGCTTTTTGGCCGAAGGGGAAACTTGCACTTTATTCGATTCCCAACTCATGACTTGCCTACTTTTATCCAAATGGGAAGAAATAAAAACTTTTCAACACTACACACGGTGCTTTGTGCCACTGGAGGTGGCGCTTATAAGTTTGAAGAAGATTTTCGCACA ATTGGAAACCTCCAGTTGCACAAACTGGATGAGCTTGACTGTCTTGTCAAAGGCCTGTTGTATATAGACTCTGTCAGTTTCAATGGCCAGGCAGAGTGCTATTACTTTGAAAATGCCTCAGAACCTGAAAGATGCCAAAAGATGCCTTTTAACTTGGATGACCCATACCCGTTACTGGTTGTAAACATTGGTTCAGGAGTCAGTATTTTAGCAGTCCATTCAAAAGACAGCTATAAGAGAGTGACTGGAACAAG TTTAGGTGGAGGGACGTTTCTGGGTTTATGCAGTTTATTGACTGGTTGTGAAAGTTTTGAAGAAGCTCTTGAAATGGCATCCAAAGGGGACAGTACACATGCTGATAAGCTTGTCCGGGACATTTATGGAGGGGACTATGAACGTTTTGCCttgccaggatgggcagtagCCTCTAG ttttgGGAATATGATCtacaaagagaagagagaatctGTTAGTAAAGAAGACCTGGCTAGAGCTACACTGGTCACGATCACCAATAATATTGGGTCTATAGCACGGATGTGTGCAGTAAATGAG aaAATAAACAGAGTTGTCTTTGTTGGTAACTTTTTGCGTGTGAACACTTTGTCAATGAAGCTTCTTGCATATGCACTGGATTACTGGTCAAAAGGCCAGCTGAAGGCCTTGTTCCTAGAACATGAGGTAAGCAAAGGACACTTACATGTACATATGTGTTGTGCCTTATCCTTAATTCCCAATACCTATTTTAAATAA
- the PANK3 gene encoding pantothenate kinase 3 isoform X2, whose amino-acid sequence MKIKDAKKPSFPWFGMDIGGTLVKLAYFEPIDITAEEEQEEVESLKSIRKYLTSNIAYGSTGIRDVHLELKDLTLFGRRGNLHFIRFPTHDLPTFIQMGRNKNFSTLHTVLCATGGGAYKFEEDFRTIGNLQLHKLDELDCLVKGLLYIDSVSFNGQAECYYFENASEPERCQKMPFNLDDPYPLLVVNIGSGVSILAVHSKDSYKRVTGTSLGGGTFLGLCSLLTGCESFEEALEMASKGDSTHADKLVRDIYGGDYERFALPGWAVASSFGNMIYKEKRESVSKEDLARATLVTITNNIGSIARMCAVNEKINRVVFVGNFLRVNTLSMKLLAYALDYWSKGQLKALFLEHEGYFGAVGALLGLPNFS is encoded by the exons CTTTTCCATGGTTTGGCATGGACATTGGGGGAACACTGGTGAAACTTGCATATTTTGAACCTATTGATATCACTGCAgaagaggagcaggaggaagTTGAAAGCTTGAAGAGCATCCGCAAATATTTGACTTCCAATATAGCCTATGGATCCACTGGTATTCGAGATGTCCACCTTGAACTGAAAGACTTGACGCTTTTTGGCCGAAGGGGAAACTTGCACTTTATTCGATTCCCAACTCATGACTTGCCTACTTTTATCCAAATGGGAAGAAATAAAAACTTTTCAACACTACACACGGTGCTTTGTGCCACTGGAGGTGGCGCTTATAAGTTTGAAGAAGATTTTCGCACA ATTGGAAACCTCCAGTTGCACAAACTGGATGAGCTTGACTGTCTTGTCAAAGGCCTGTTGTATATAGACTCTGTCAGTTTCAATGGCCAGGCAGAGTGCTATTACTTTGAAAATGCCTCAGAACCTGAAAGATGCCAAAAGATGCCTTTTAACTTGGATGACCCATACCCGTTACTGGTTGTAAACATTGGTTCAGGAGTCAGTATTTTAGCAGTCCATTCAAAAGACAGCTATAAGAGAGTGACTGGAACAAG TTTAGGTGGAGGGACGTTTCTGGGTTTATGCAGTTTATTGACTGGTTGTGAAAGTTTTGAAGAAGCTCTTGAAATGGCATCCAAAGGGGACAGTACACATGCTGATAAGCTTGTCCGGGACATTTATGGAGGGGACTATGAACGTTTTGCCttgccaggatgggcagtagCCTCTAG ttttgGGAATATGATCtacaaagagaagagagaatctGTTAGTAAAGAAGACCTGGCTAGAGCTACACTGGTCACGATCACCAATAATATTGGGTCTATAGCACGGATGTGTGCAGTAAATGAG aaAATAAACAGAGTTGTCTTTGTTGGTAACTTTTTGCGTGTGAACACTTTGTCAATGAAGCTTCTTGCATATGCACTGGATTACTGGTCAAAAGGCCAGCTGAAGGCCTTGTTCCTAGAACATGAG ggataCTTTGGTGCTGTTGGTGCTCTTCTTGGATTGCCAAATTTCAGTTGA
- the PANK3 gene encoding pantothenate kinase 3 isoform X3 — protein sequence MKIKDAKKPSFPWFGMDIGGTLVKLAYFEPIDITAEEEQEEVESLKSIRKYLTSNIAYGSTGIRDVHLELKDLTLFGRRGNLHFIRFPTHDLPTFIQMGRNKNFSTLHTVLCATGGGAYKFEEDFRTIGNLQLHKLDELDCLVKGLLYIDSVSFNGQAECYYFENASEPERCQKMPFNLDDPYPLLVVNIGSGVSILAVHSKDSYKRVTGTSLGGGTFLGLCSLLTGCESFEEALEMASKGDSTHADKLVRDIYGGDYERFALPGWAVASSFGNMIYKEKRESVSKEDLARATLVTITNNIGSIARMCAVNEKINRVVFVGNFLRVNTLSMKLLAYALDYWSKGQLKALFLEHEPKGPVQSIAGSVQA from the exons CTTTTCCATGGTTTGGCATGGACATTGGGGGAACACTGGTGAAACTTGCATATTTTGAACCTATTGATATCACTGCAgaagaggagcaggaggaagTTGAAAGCTTGAAGAGCATCCGCAAATATTTGACTTCCAATATAGCCTATGGATCCACTGGTATTCGAGATGTCCACCTTGAACTGAAAGACTTGACGCTTTTTGGCCGAAGGGGAAACTTGCACTTTATTCGATTCCCAACTCATGACTTGCCTACTTTTATCCAAATGGGAAGAAATAAAAACTTTTCAACACTACACACGGTGCTTTGTGCCACTGGAGGTGGCGCTTATAAGTTTGAAGAAGATTTTCGCACA ATTGGAAACCTCCAGTTGCACAAACTGGATGAGCTTGACTGTCTTGTCAAAGGCCTGTTGTATATAGACTCTGTCAGTTTCAATGGCCAGGCAGAGTGCTATTACTTTGAAAATGCCTCAGAACCTGAAAGATGCCAAAAGATGCCTTTTAACTTGGATGACCCATACCCGTTACTGGTTGTAAACATTGGTTCAGGAGTCAGTATTTTAGCAGTCCATTCAAAAGACAGCTATAAGAGAGTGACTGGAACAAG TTTAGGTGGAGGGACGTTTCTGGGTTTATGCAGTTTATTGACTGGTTGTGAAAGTTTTGAAGAAGCTCTTGAAATGGCATCCAAAGGGGACAGTACACATGCTGATAAGCTTGTCCGGGACATTTATGGAGGGGACTATGAACGTTTTGCCttgccaggatgggcagtagCCTCTAG ttttgGGAATATGATCtacaaagagaagagagaatctGTTAGTAAAGAAGACCTGGCTAGAGCTACACTGGTCACGATCACCAATAATATTGGGTCTATAGCACGGATGTGTGCAGTAAATGAG aaAATAAACAGAGTTGTCTTTGTTGGTAACTTTTTGCGTGTGAACACTTTGTCAATGAAGCTTCTTGCATATGCACTGGATTACTGGTCAAAAGGCCAGCTGAAGGCCTTGTTCCTAGAACATGAG CCTAAAGGTCCAGTCCAAAGTATAGCTGGCTCTGTTCAGGCCTGA